AGGGGCATGTGTCCGCGGATTCGCAGCTTGTGCAGTTGGAATCCCATCCCGCACAAGTAACCGTTCTTGAGGTTCTAAAACTGCTAACGAACGGAAGACAGGATGAAACGGGACTGCGGCGGATGGTGGAAATTGAGGCATTGGCCGAAAAAGTACGTCACAAGTTTGAAGGTTGGATCGAAAAGCTGCAATAGCAGTGGTACGTTCACTTTAAGTTGATAATAAAAAGTGAAAAAACCGTCCCTCGGCTGGATCGCGGAAGAAGGACGGTTTCGGTCAACAAGTTCATTAGAATTCATGATGATTGCGGGCAATTGCAGATGAAATCCTTTTTTTAGCATATATAAGCACTTTGTTATCTCATCCGTTTCCATTCGCTTTGAATCATGCCGTACACCGCATGATTGACAAATCCCTGTGGAAGCTTTTCCGCCTCACGGATAATGCCTTCCAGGACGAATCCGAGCCGTTCCGGAATAGCTCGGCTACGGCGATTGGTCGTAGCACAGCGGATTTCCACGCGGTTCAGACCCATGCGCATTAGGGCATGATCGGTTAAAGCCCGGCAGGCGCTTGTCATAAGACCTTGTCCTTGAAACTGCTTATCCAGCCAATAGCCGATGCCGACCGACCGGTTGTGCCAATCGATCTCGTGAAACGATATCGTTCCTGTCAGCTCTTCACGTACCCAAATGCCGGCGGAGAATCCGCCATTATCCGCAGCCTGCTTCATGGCTCCCTTGATATAGTTGGCGCTATGGTCCACTTCCGTAACGGAATCCACCCATGGAAGCCATTGGCGCAGACGGTCACGTGACCGATCTGTAAGTTCAAAGAGGGCGCGTGCATGCTCAGGTACAAGCGGCCGCAGTTCCACATGATCATCCAAGGCATAGGTAAACATGATACAACTCCTTTATCTCTAAGAATGTTGATTGAAGAGGTAGTTCAAAAAGTCGTCTTTTGATCACGAAGCAATTCAAGAAGCGGATTCGACATCGAATCTTGTGTTCACCTTCGAAGTCCGGTGCTCATGTAGGTTTTGCCTACACTCCGCTCCTCCTTCTTCAGGTTCTCACAACCTTCTCGGTGCTGAAAACCCGACTTTTTGATCACGCACTTGAAGGGTAAGCTTTAGCTCAGCGCGAAGGCTTCACCTGTTGTTCGAGGGCGTAGATATCCTCCTCCAAGGAGACCATCCGCTGGGTGACCAACTGTCTGCAGTCTTCCAGGGCATGGTTGTATATGTATGGACTGATTCGGGACATAAAAAACTCCAGCATGTTGTCCGCTGCCAGATGCCCGAGCGATTCTCCGCGCTCTTTTTCAAAATATTCCTGAATCTGCTCGATGATTAGCTCGCGCTGCTCTTTTGGAAATTTCATCGGTTTCATCGGTTGAACGGACCTCCTTTTCGCTATTTTCTTCCATGCTACCTTATTAAAAAGCCCTAGTCAAAGCTGTTTTTGTCGATTGGCATACATGTTCTTTTCCGCTCAACTGTCTTTCGGAACAGGATTACGGCCCGTCTGCTATCAAGACGCTTTAATCCCTGCAGATTCCTTGAACAATCGGGGCGTAAGGGGTATATTTAAGAGAAACACGTTTATACAGGAATAGAGAGAATAAACAGGATGAAAGGTTGATTAACGTGGAGAACCAACCAGTAACACCCTCCAACTTTATAAAAAACGTCATTACCGAAGACCTTAAATCCGGCAAAGTGAAAGAAATTGTTACCCGCTTCCCGCCGGAACCGAATGGCTACCTTCATATCGGCCATGCGAAGGCGATCTGGATCAATTTCACGTTGGCGGACGAGTTCGGCGGTAAAACGAATCTTCGTTTTGATGATACGAATCCGGTCAAGGAAGATGTAGAATATGTCAATTCCATCAAGGAAGATGTGAAGTGGCTCGGCTACGACTGGGAACAGCTGCGATTTGCTTCGGATTATTTTGAAGAGATGTATAGCCGTGCTGTTTTGCTGATCAAAAAAGGAAAGGCATATGTGGATGATCAGTCTGCAGAGGAAATCCGCGCGAACCGCGGCACGTTGACCGAGCCAGGACAGAACAGTCCATATCGTGACCGCAGTGTGGAAGAGAATCTGGACTTGTTTGAACGGATGCGTGCCGGAGAGTTCTCCAACGGAGAACGTGTTCTCCGTGCCAAAATCGATATGTCCTCACCGAACATCAACCTCCGCGATCCGGTTATTTACCGTATCTCGCATGCGCACCATCACAATACCGGGGACAAATGGTGCATTTACCCGATGTATGCTTTTGCACACCCGCTTGAGGATGCGATTGAGGGTGTAACGCACTCTCTTTGTTCGCTAGAATTCGAGGATCAGCGTCCGTTCTATGATTGGATTATCGCTGAATGCGAAATGCCAAGCACTCCGCACCAGTATGAATTCGGCCGTTTGAATGTGGCTCAGACGGTAACGAGCAAGCGTAAACTTAAGCAGCTTGTTGACGAGAAGTATGTGGATGGCTGGGACGATCCGCGCATGCCGACGATTTCCGGTCTTCGCCGTCTCGGATATACACCGGATGCGATCCGCAATTTTGTGTACGAGACAGGGATTTCCAAAGCATATGGCCAAATAGACCGTCAAGTTCTGGAGCATTTTATCCGTGAGGATCTCAAGCTGAAGGCACCGCGCACGATGGCTGTGCTTGACCCGCTTAAAGTCGTGATCACCAACTATCCGGAAGGACAGGTGGAATGGCTTGAGGCAGAGAACAACACCGAAAACCCGGAGATGGGTGTACGTCAAATTCCATTCTCCCGTGAGATATATATTGAACAGGAAGACTTTATGGAGAATCCGCCGAACAAATACTTCCGCTTATTTCCGGGCAATGAGGTTCGCCTGAAGCATGCCTACTTCATTAAATGTAATGAGTTCATTAAGGACGAGAATGGTAAAGTCATTGAGATTCATTGCACATACGATCCGGAGACGAAGAGTGGAACCGGATTTACGGGCCGCAAGGTAAAGGGCACGATCCACTGGGTAGAAGCTACCCAGGCTGTCCCTGCTGAATTCCGCCTGTATGAGCCGCTCATCAAGGATGAGGAGCTGGAGGAGGAATTGGAGCAAGAGGTGGCAGGAGATATCAATCTCTCAGAGGAAGCTGTCGAGACTGCCGAAAAGACGTTCCTTGACTACGTGAACCCGAACTCCCTGCAGATTGTAAACGGCTTTGTGGAGCGGAACATGAAGGATGCCAAGCCGCAGGATAAATTCCAGTTCTTCCGTCATGGTTACTTTAATGTAGACTCTAAGTATTCTGAGCCAGGCCGTCCGGTATTTAATCGGGTTGTATCCCTGAAAAGCTCTTTCCAGCTGCCGAAATCCTAAACAGCTGATGTATGATGTGGTTGAATTAGCAAGGCCCGAAAGCTCCCCATTGGGGCAAGCTTCCGGGCCTTGTCCTATGTTCTGTTCATTTTATTCACCGGGTAGCGTCTCTTCCTCAATATCCTCATCAGCTTCATTGGCAGACGTCAGATGGTATTCTTGCTTGCGCAGTATATACCACATCCATCCAAAACCGATTGCACCTACCAACGCCAGCATCATGCCGATCTGGTACATGGTCTGGGCACCGAAATTTTGAAACAGCCAGCCGCCGGCGATGCCGCCGATCACACCAGAAATCCCGCTCCAGGAAAGGGTGTAAATCGCTTGCCCTGAGGCGCGGTACGACCTAGGGACAAATAGCATGGTCAGCTGGGTCCCAACATAGAAATAACCGCCGAAGGTGATGCAGTGCAGGACCTGAATAAAGGCAACTTCCAGTGGAGTAGTGGCCTCAGCCATCAGCAGCCAGCGCAGCGAGAAGAGCAGGCTTACAACGGTTAGACAGGCAATCATTACGTTGATCTTGCGTTTCAAGTAACGGTCACAGAGCAGGAAGACGACTACCTCGAATATGGAGGCGAAAAAAATCGCTAATCCTACCGTCTGTTTGGTGCCTCCGAGATCCAGAATGTACAGGGACATAAATGTATTGTTCATCGTATTCGGAATAGAGACAACAATGCCCAGCAGAATGAACCAGACGAAATACGGATTCAAAAACAGCTTGCTGAGTCCACGGACACTTACTGTGGCAGAGGCGGTCGCCTTCTGGATATTCGGAAGGGACAGCATGAACACGGCGGCTATGACCAGCATAATGGAAAATACAATTGAAATCCGTCCTGATCCTAACCGTTCGATCACAGGTCCAGCCACAACGGCTGTCAGTGCCCAGCCAAGCGAGCCCCACATCCGGAACGAACCGAACTTGTGACGAGTACCTTCAATGTATCCAAGAATAAGCGAGTTTGTCTGCGAGAACATGGGTGTCTGGAAGAAATAAAAGAAAATCATCGACGTATAAATCATGGTGTATGTGTTCGCTTGAAAAACAAACTGGACAAGCAGCAAAGTTCCCGTCATCATGAAAATAAGGACACGTTTGATATTATCGGCCCGGTCGCCCCAATACCCCCAAAATGGGTTGGCAAACACGGAGACGAAAGGGGCAATAGCCATCAGGCTACCGATTTCCACTTTGTCCATTCCGATATCTTGCAGATATAGTTGAAAGAACCCGGTGAATATAACCATGGTTCCATAAATGAAAAAGTTAAAGAGTTTC
Above is a window of Paenibacillus uliginis N3/975 DNA encoding:
- a CDS encoding DUF2164 domain-containing protein, whose translation is MKPMKFPKEQRELIIEQIQEYFEKERGESLGHLAADNMLEFFMSRISPYIYNHALEDCRQLVTQRMVSLEEDIYALEQQVKPSR
- a CDS encoding glutamine--tRNA ligase/YqeY domain fusion protein: MINVENQPVTPSNFIKNVITEDLKSGKVKEIVTRFPPEPNGYLHIGHAKAIWINFTLADEFGGKTNLRFDDTNPVKEDVEYVNSIKEDVKWLGYDWEQLRFASDYFEEMYSRAVLLIKKGKAYVDDQSAEEIRANRGTLTEPGQNSPYRDRSVEENLDLFERMRAGEFSNGERVLRAKIDMSSPNINLRDPVIYRISHAHHHNTGDKWCIYPMYAFAHPLEDAIEGVTHSLCSLEFEDQRPFYDWIIAECEMPSTPHQYEFGRLNVAQTVTSKRKLKQLVDEKYVDGWDDPRMPTISGLRRLGYTPDAIRNFVYETGISKAYGQIDRQVLEHFIREDLKLKAPRTMAVLDPLKVVITNYPEGQVEWLEAENNTENPEMGVRQIPFSREIYIEQEDFMENPPNKYFRLFPGNEVRLKHAYFIKCNEFIKDENGKVIEIHCTYDPETKSGTGFTGRKVKGTIHWVEATQAVPAEFRLYEPLIKDEELEEELEQEVAGDINLSEEAVETAEKTFLDYVNPNSLQIVNGFVERNMKDAKPQDKFQFFRHGYFNVDSKYSEPGRPVFNRVVSLKSSFQLPKS
- a CDS encoding GNAT family N-acetyltransferase; amino-acid sequence: MFTYALDDHVELRPLVPEHARALFELTDRSRDRLRQWLPWVDSVTEVDHSANYIKGAMKQAADNGGFSAGIWVREELTGTISFHEIDWHNRSVGIGYWLDKQFQGQGLMTSACRALTDHALMRMGLNRVEIRCATTNRRSRAIPERLGFVLEGIIREAEKLPQGFVNHAVYGMIQSEWKRMR
- a CDS encoding MFS transporter; this translates as MRDMNYDQSSLKSLKLFNFFIYGTMVIFTGFFQLYLQDIGMDKVEIGSLMAIAPFVSVFANPFWGYWGDRADNIKRVLIFMMTGTLLLVQFVFQANTYTMIYTSMIFFYFFQTPMFSQTNSLILGYIEGTRHKFGSFRMWGSLGWALTAVVAGPVIERLGSGRISIVFSIMLVIAAVFMLSLPNIQKATASATVSVRGLSKLFLNPYFVWFILLGIVVSIPNTMNNTFMSLYILDLGGTKQTVGLAIFFASIFEVVVFLLCDRYLKRKINVMIACLTVVSLLFSLRWLLMAEATTPLEVAFIQVLHCITFGGYFYVGTQLTMLFVPRSYRASGQAIYTLSWSGISGVIGGIAGGWLFQNFGAQTMYQIGMMLALVGAIGFGWMWYILRKQEYHLTSANEADEDIEEETLPGE